In Colletotrichum higginsianum IMI 349063 chromosome 1, whole genome shotgun sequence, one genomic interval encodes:
- a CDS encoding Integral membrane protein: MDNALHTRGRDDIQSRGMMLFAVQLAFLLAAGLFVMARAYVKVFIVKSVAVDDWLIFGAMVAYTVYAGVALHGVTQGATGKHITELTVEQAAVSLRAWYICEVLYSPITLAIRTSICLLLLRLALNKIHRWIIYANLIIVWMISIAFFCIMTFQCMPPSYFWRQLYGDPGSCINLNIVPDATIAHSVISALSDWCMGLLPIALLWNVNLNRRTKALVAVLLSMGMIAGVALIVRIPYVKRLAISADFLYETIEVATWSVLEPALGIIAASVTSLRPLFHNWGFGWGSKGKQSGPSGPGWAKTSGPQGKKGPSAPNIAGMKSEMSDSTGRTYDDIEQALSGTGSDIELNKMRYEGGDEEDGYEGSRPSSDLGQRNHVQETQVSHKRPNVINVRTSIDIMSHTIDHPLSPTECSVGEKEERKQDPEDMPDRRSRVA, encoded by the exons ATGGATAACGCACTGCACACGCGAGGTCGTGATGACATCCAATCCCGGGGCATGATGCTTTTCGCCGTTCAGCTGgccttcctcctcgccgctgGACTCTTTGTCATGGCGAGAGCATACGTCAAAGTATTCATCGTCAAGAGTGTGGCCGTGGACGACTGGCTCATTTTCGGTGCGATG GTTGCTTACACGGTCTACGCAGGCGTTGCTCTGCACGGTGTCACCCAAGGCGCCACCGGGAAGCACATCACGGAGCTCACCGTTGAGCAGGCGGCCGTGTCTCTGAGAGCTTGGTATATATGCGAAGTCCTTTATTCTCCAATCACGTTGGCGATCCGAACTTCGATCTGTCTTTTGTTGCTCCGGCTCGCCCTCAACAAGATCCACCGGTGGATCATCTATGCCAACCTTATCATTGTCTGGATGATCTCAATCGCCTTCTTCTGCATCATGACGTTCCAATGCATGCCCCCGTCCTACTTCTGGAGACAACTGTACGGGGACCCGGGGTCGTGCATCAATCTCAACATTGTTCCGGATGCGACCATCGCCCACAGCGTCATCTCGGCCCTGTCAGACTGGTGTATGGGATTGCTACCAATCGCCCTCTTGTGGAACGTCAACCTTAACCGAAGAACCAAAGCTTTGGTTGCTGTTCTCCTGAGCATGGGTATGAT CGCCGGCGTTGCTCTCATTGTCCGCATACCTTACGTCAAGCGCCTCGCCATTTCGGCAGACTTCCTCTATGAGACAAT TGAGGTTGCCACTTGGAGTGTCCTGGAGCCTGCCCTTGGGATCATCGCTGCTTCGGTAACCAGTCTGCGACCGCTTTTCCATAACTGGGGATTCGGATGGGGCAGCAAAGGCAAGCAATCCGGCCCGTCGGGTCCCGGTTGGGCCAAGACGAGTGGCCCCCAGGGAAAGAAGGGACCGTCCGCCCCAAACATCGCAGGGATGAAGTCAGAGATGTCTGACTCCACGGGGAGGACGTACGACGACATCGAGCAAGCTCTGTCTGGCACGGGCTCAGATATCGAGCTGAACAAGATGCGTTACGAGGgaggagacgaggaggatggttACGAAggctcgaggccgtcttcgGACCTCGGGCAGAGAAATCACGTCCAAGAGACGCAGGTTTCACATAAAAGGCCGAACGTTATCAACGTTCGGACAAGTATCGATATCATGTCGCACACTATTGACCATCCTCTTTCGCCAACTGAGTGCTCGGTtggtgaaaaagaggagaGAAAACAAGACCCGGAAGACATGCCTGATCGCAGGAGTAGGGTTGCTTAG
- a CDS encoding Short-chain dehydrogenase, producing the protein MTDKGQFEQGYKVPVTDQDFPGKEGKLPATPLFDRVPTADGGSKLYQAAGKLEGLKAVITGGDSGIGRATAILFAMEGADSLIAYLPDEEEDAQETKKRVEEYGRKCYLVATDITDRANCQKIVDVALEKLGGIDILFNNAAYQMMVENIKDLSEDQWIHTFNTNIHPIFYLSKYALPHMKKGATIINNASINAYIGRPDLLDYTSTKGAIISFTRGLSNQWCDKGIRVNAVAPGPVWTPLIPATMNEEAQKQFTSPIGRPSQPSEIATCVVFLASTDSASITGQTIHCNGGVIVNG; encoded by the exons ATGACTGACAAAGGACAATTCGAGCAGG GCTACAAGGTGCCCGTAACGGACCAAGACTTCCCTGGCAAGGAGGGAAAGCTGCCCGCCACCCCTCTGTTCGACCGTGTCCCGACTGCTGATGGCGGCTCCAAGTTGTACCAGGCTGCAGGAAAGCTTGAAGGACTGAAAGCTGTCATCACCGGTGGTGATTCCGGAATCGGTCGCGCTACGGCAATCTTGTTCGCTATGGAGGGTGCTGACTCGTTGATCGCATACCTccccgacgaagaagaggacgcCCAGGAGACCAAGAAGCGTGTCGAAGAGTATGGTCGCAAGTGCTATCTTGTCGCGACCGACATCACTGATCGCGCCAATTGCCAAAAGATTGTCGACGTTGCTCTAGAGAAACTTGGTGGTATCGACATTCTGTTCAACAACGCAGCCTACCAGATGATGGTAGAGAACATCAAGGACTTGTCGGA AGACCAGTGGATCCACACCTTCAACACCAACATCCACCCCATCTTCTATCTGTCCAAGTACGCTCTGCCTCACATGAAGAAGGGCGCAACGATCATCAACAACGCGAGCATCAACGCATACATCGGCCGTCCGGATCTTCTGGACTACACGTCCACCAAGGGCGCCATCATCTCATTCACCCGAGGGTTGAGTAATCAATGGTGCGACAAGGGCATTCGTGTCAATGCAGTTGCTCCAGGTCCAGTGTGGACACCGTTGATTCCCGCGACGATGAACGAGGAGGCCCAGAAGCAGTTCACGAGCCCGATCGGTCGTCCATCGCAGCCCTCTGAGATTGCGACCTGTGTCGTGTTTCTCGCTTCTACCGACAGCGCAAGCATTACAGGACAGACCATCCACTGCAACGGAGGTGTTATTGTCAACGGCTAA